The nucleotide window GAAATGCCAGACTGGCAGAGTAGAATTCTCTACGTGGTACTCTCTGAAACTGTGACCCCTGTCCTTATGCACTGATAGATGACGTATGTCATGGGTGACTGGTTGTTGTCTTCCTGGACCTTCCTGGACTCAGAACAGCAGGATTGGTTGGTGCCCTATGTTCCATAAAGGGGGAGAAGAGGCAGGTGGGCTTTGGGTCCTTGACCTCTCTCAGGTTGGTCCTGGGTGTGCTCTCTGTTGGGCTGTGTGGCATTCTGGGGATCTGCTCAGTATTtgagtcatttaaaatatttctgcccTTCGTCATACCTCATTTTCCCTACCTTATAAAGTAGGGGAAATAACAATCATAACTGCCACCTCTTGTGGACGTTCACCTCTGGCTTCCAGACCCTTTTAGTCATCCTCATGTCTTGGATAGTCATCCAAAGCCATTCAAGCAGAACCCTTCCTTTCTTGAGAGGAGGAaaagttccttttcattttagtctATTGTCTCAAGGTCATATTTTTGAGTTTCTTGAGTTCTCTGAAACGTCTGTTAAAGTGTGTCCAGGCTCCTGGGTAATGGTGTGGGTGTATCAGTGACACTGATGTCAGGTGGACAAGGGTTTGACTCTCAGTCCTGCTACTGAAACACTAGGAGATCTTAGGCGTGGCCTCCTTGGTGCCTGCTGCCTTACCTTTTAAGAGAAGGGTGATTTGTAATACCTAATGTGTAAAGGCCTCTGGCACAGCACTCAATACCTAATGTACAGGCAGGGTTAGCTTGCTTTCTTTACAGGAAGGTCTAGCGCCCTTTTGGTTTTTGTGAAGGCAGGGCAGATGTGAGTGACCACCCCAGAATGAGAAGCTTTACTACTGCCCTAATCAAGGGGCTTCTGAGACCCCTAGCATAGGCTTTGAATCTGACCAGTTCCTATGAATCTTGACCTGCCCCTTCCAGAAATCCAGTTCTTCTACTACAACCAATGAGAAGATCACCAAGTTGTATGAGCTGGGTGGTGAGCCTGAGAGGAAGATGTGGGTGGACCGTTATCTGGCCTTCACGGAGGAGAAGGCCATGGGCATGACAAATCTGCCTGCTGTGGGTAGGAAACCTCTGGACCTGTACCGCCTCTATGTGTCTGTGAAGGAAATTGGTGGATTGACTCAGGTGAGTGCCTGGCACTTGGCTTCCCCTGTGGTTTCAACAAGCCTTTCTGTAGGTACTCAGTGGCCTCACTGGTGCCATGCCTCCCACAGGCACATCACCCTCCCCTGCTCTCTGAGTCACATACTGATAGGCCAGGGAGCCCAGGCCTTCCAGAAGACAAGGCCGCAGGAGGAGGCTGAGGTCTCCATGGGTAGCGTGAAGTATTAGCATTATTTTACatgttcccagagtccccctgagtTGCAAATCGGGGCAAGTCTATGAGCATTCTGATTCCATGGCAGGCAGTTTGGAGTATGAGACAAGGGCAAGATTCAGAGAGGGGTCTGGTTTTGGATTCTTTCTTAGCCACTTACAACCTGAGTGACCTTAATCAAGAAGTATAACCACTCTGagccttcatttttcttatttgtaatgtAGGGACAGTGTGTATCCTGCTAGACTCTTGAAAGCTGGAGATAATAATCAAACGAAACTTGGAGCAAGATTTGTGCCACGTAAATTGGTCTGCAGGATGGTACAAGGGAAGCTAGAATAGAAAGCTTCCCAGTGGAGATGGGACTTCAGGAGCTATTAAGTAGAAATAGTTTATGAAGGAAGTAGTAGGTGGGAAATTGTGTTTAGTTACTGTGTATGGGAGACTTAAATGAATGGATTAATCTCCACTGGAAACCCGAACTGAATACCACCCTGAGCCTTGCGCCTGCCCTGATAgcttaaatctttattttatactCAGCCCGAGAGTCAAACAGGTGAGGCAATCCTGGCAGACAGCCCATCGTGCCTTGCAAACTTTCTTCCTATGTATGTCCTGTAGTCATCATACCAGGAGCTTGCTATTGGATCTGAATGTGCAGCTGAGCTCAGGGGGATGCATAGTGGGAAGGGGTGGACTCCAAATCTTCTAAATCAGAAGAGGAAAACAGCTGTCACCAGCAGAAGAGAAAATGATTGGAATGAAGCCAACCAACAGTCAGTTATGAATTCCTTCTCCCTCAGGCTTTATTCCCCTCCctcacaaaaggaaaacaaaataaaacaagacaCGTGCACACTGCCACATAACCAGCGTGGGAAGCAGAGCCCCAGCAGGCTTCTGAGGTGACCCTGGGTTCATTGCTGCCCTTCTCCCTGGTGTTGAGTTCTCTAGTCAGGGCACTCCTACGTGTAGAGAAAGTGGGCATTGGGTTAGGTTTGGCATACTTTTTTATTGCATGGGCTTCTGGATTCACCGGACCTAAAATGAGGTATAGAGGGAATCCCAAAGCCCAGGGGTCTGACTTCCAGTTTCCAAAAGGTTGCCAGCCTTTTAGATGCTGTGATGTGATTGAACTCTAAAGACAGTTCAGAGAAGACAGAGTGGTGTTACGAGTTAGTTTGTGAAGGCTCCAAGAAGGCAAAAGATGAGTCCTGAGCTCTTCTGAAGGATTAACAGGGTCTGGGTCAAGGGAGGAGCTGTTCCAGTTGACTAGCCCTGATGGCATGAAGATGGGAAAGGGTCTGGAATATACCCTACCAATGCCACCTCCAGCCTTCCAAGTCTCAGCTCAGACATTGCCTGCTATAGGAAGTGTTCCTGGTCATTTCCCCTCCATCTAAACTGTTCCTTCCTTTGCTTCCTTATCACTCTTGTCTCTGGTGTCATAGGTACCATATCAGCAGGTGTCAAAACATTTGAATTCCCTGTGGATTGGGACTGGAAAGTTGGTGTTTGTAGCCCTTGAGAGACAGGCTTATCACATGGCGGACGAATAAATATAAGAATACCtcaaggggaattccctggtggtccagtggttagatcCTGCCACTGCAAGGGACATGGGATCGtgccctggtcggggaaccaagatcctgcatgttgtgcAGCGCAGTCAAAAAACAATTACATGAAGAAGGAATCCTGCCTGGCGAAAGCAGACAGACTAATTGTAGGGGTGGGAGACAGTGTGTTCTGAAGCTGAGGAAAGGAAGCAGAGCTCTAGACTGGTCCCTGGGAAGGTAAAAAAGAAGTCATGGGGCCTGAAGCATCTCCTGGACAGTCAGGACAGTGACTGCTGAGGGCAAGGGGCTTGCAGTCATACGTCACTGAGATGCGGGAGCAGGGACACAAGAATGTCAAATTTGCAAGAAGCCCCacactgagaggaaaaaaaaatcagatatgaaAACCCCCAGTTTGACACAGTAAGTCAGGCAGGGTGGTTGTTGATACTGCCACacatctccattttataaaatgttagtTTTTATCAGTGCATGTAAAATATGATTTGGATCTGATGGTGCTTTGCACATCGTTTTTCAGCAGTACACTTGTGTAACGCAAAGCACATACCTTCTGAATTCTGATCTCTCTGACTAATAGTGATGTAGAGTTCGCCCTATTTTGAATAAGCGCTGTCTGACAGTTGCAGTGATCTGCTGAGGGTAGAGGGAAGCCATGGATTTCATGTTGGCTGTGTACTATCCACCAAGCAAGGGTAACTTCGGTGGTTAACTGAGAACTGCTTTTATAAGATGAATACCTGGTCAGTTGCCTGATGGGGTTCGGGGTATGTGGGCAGGAAGGCCAGATGGAAGATGCACCCCGACTCTTGTGGTTGGTTGTACAGGTCAACAAGAACAAGAAGTGGCGGGAACTTGCGACCAACCTCAATGTCGGCACCTCAAGCAGTGCTGCCAGCTCCTTGAAAAAACAGTACATCCAGTGTCTCTATGCCTTTGAGTGCAAGATCGAACGGGGAGAAGACCCTCCCCCAGACATCTTTGCAGCTGCTGATTCCAAGAAGTCCCAGCCCAAGATCCAGCCTCCCTCGCCTGGTAAGGATGGGGTGAGCAGCCTCACCAAGGCTCACCCTGCAGGGGTAGCATTCCAGGGCCTAGGCTCCTCATTCACCAGTGGCCGCCGCCAGGGATGTGTGCTCTGTCCTGTCCTACGACTGAGCATAACAGGTTGGCAGGCTGAAGAGCGGGCAGTGGCACCTCCCTTGGGAGGTAGTTTGCAGCAACCCTGAGTTTAAATTTTCATTGTGCACCTGGCGCCTTGCCAAATGTTTGTAAACTAGTGAGTGGGAGGGACACTGAACAAGTCGGGAAATCTGACAAATAGCAGTGAGGCAGGCCATCTGGGAGCCTTGGCCCACTGATGTCAGCGCCTTAGAATGCTACTCAGACTAGAGCCCTGAATTCCCCCAGGGAGTTGAGATGGCagtgaatgggaaggaaatgggaAGGAGGGCGTGGGGCGGGAATATGAATGGAGCACTCTGCCGGGAGCGCCTCTGCGCACCCTCCTTTCTGAGAGGAGGATGGGGCCTGGACAGGCATGGTGAGGGAGGAAGGCCAGGGCTCCTATAAGGTGGGTGTGAACACATGTGCCCTGGGGTTGACCTCCGAGGGTGTAAGCAGTGCCTGAGATGACTCATCAGCTGGGGAGGCCCAAGCCGCGGGGTATCTGCTGCTGAGAATGGTAACTAATGGAAGCGTTAATTACTGGTACTGTGCTCATCAGCTTTGCGGAACATTCGAACTGCTGGTGACATTGGGTTAGATGCTTGAGAATAGGAGTTCCTAGGTTCCTACAGTGGTCTGCAGGTTTGGGGTAAGAGGGAACCTCGCCAACCCAGCTTTCCAGGGCCTCTTAGGGCCCTGGCAGCTTGTGTACCAGCATTACAAGGTATAATAGGTTAGACAGGGTCCTTGGGAAAGTAAAGAAAAGGAGTTGGGAATCTTGACAGAGACTCACGTCATCACCAGCATGCTAATGGTCTCCAAACGTGAACAGCAGCGAGAAGAGATGGAGCCCTGAAATTCCCTTCTTTTTTACTGGCCTTGCAGATCTCCTGCTGAGAAGGGTGATTTAGGTTTTAAAGAACCCTAGTTCTAGCCTTTTTAGTGTTCCTCTTCAAAGAGATCCTAGGGCGTTTGTGTGTTTCTACGAGAGTTTTCCTGCTCATCCTGTATCATTGTCCGCAGCGGGATCAGGGTCGATGCAAGGGCCACAGACGCCTCAGTCAACCAGCAGCTCCATGGCAGAAGGAGGAGACCTGAAGCCACCAACTCCAGCATCCACACCGCACAGCCAGATCCCCCCCTTACCAGGCATGAGGTAAGGCCAGGAGCAGGGCCAGGCGGCCTGGGGGGCCTAGACAGGGTGCACGAGGTCCTGTGCAACCCAGGGTGTGACCCTGCTCCAACCAGCGACTCCCATGTGACCTGCGTTATGGGAGGAATTGCTTTATTTAGGGTCTAATTGGCTCCCTTCACTCTTGAGTAGGAGCAATTCGGTCGGGATCCAGGATGCCTTTCCTGATGGAAGTGACCCCACATTCCAGAAGCGGAATTCCATGACTCCAAACCCTGGGTACCAGCCCAGTATGAATACCTCCGACATGATGGGGCGCATGTCCTATGAGCCAAATAAGGATCCTTACGGCAGCATGAGGAAAGGTGACCGACTGCTGTTGGCCTTCTGTCActgagggcagggccagggcaTGGGGGCGTTGGAGTGGCTTAAGGTTCTTGTTGCTCGTCATGCCATCCCCTTCATCCTCCTTTCTTGTCCTCTTCTCCCTGGGCTCACGCATCATCCTTTACAAGTACATGTTCTTTGCTAGTTGGGGCCTTTCTAGATCTCTGTTTCAAACCGGTCAGGAAAACAGTTGGAACAGACCTGAACTCTGAAGAGGGTCTGGGTCTTTGGGGCAGGCAAGGCAGAGGTTGCTCGGCCCGCTGACCTACCAGTTTACTTACTGCCTTCCCTTTTGCTCTCAGCTCCGGGGAACGATCCCTTCATGTCCTCAGGTCAGGGCCCCAATGGCGGGATGGGGGACCCCTACAGTCGAGCTGCCGGCCCTGGGCTGGGAAATGTGGCAATGGGACCGCGACAGCACTATCCCTATGGAGGTCCTTATGACAGAGTGAGGTAAGCAtgtccccctacccccaccctgtCCCACCCCAACACCCCACAGCTATCATGGACTCAACCTGCTCTTCCGATTTTGTTTAGGACGGAGCCTGGCATAGGACCCGAGGGAAACATGGGCACTGGGGCCCCGCAGCCGAATCTCATGCCTTCCAACCCAGACTCGGGGATGTATTCTCCCAGCCGTTAcccgccgcagcagcagcagcagcagcggtgagTAAAGCCTGGTCGCCACGCTGCTGTGATTCAGGCTTCCCCACTCCCACGCTGATCGTCCACTTCTCTCCTGCCCACAGACATGATTCCTATGGCAATCAGTTCTCCGCTCAAGGCACCCCTTCCGGCAGCCCCTTCCCCAGCCAGCAGACCACAGTgtatcagcagcagcaggtgaggaGGGCAGTGGGTGGGCTGATCCACAGGTTCCCCCAGGAGCCTTGTCAGCAGGCCGAGTTGAGGAGTCCCTTTAGATTCCTTGGCGTTCTTCTCCCACCCCGACAGCCAGTTTTGTGTGAAGAGCCAAGCCTTCAGTCTCTTCTTCCCCTGTTTGGGGTCCAGGCCCATCTCCAGTGCTCCACAAGGGTTAGGgtattttgtattttgatttttgaaCCTTTCTACATTTTTCTGCTTAGAGCAAGGGAGAGCCAGAGGGAATAGAGAATGATTCTTGCTTTCAGAAGGAGCTTCAAAAGATTAACTCGTAAAGGTGACTCCTTTGTTCCCGTGGAGTCTGTGTCCCCTCTCCTAGAGGGCCAGAAGTAAGCCCAGCACGTGTCTGGTGTCTCATCTTAGCAGCTGTGGTCTTGCGTCCCTGAATGCAGAGTGTTAactttctctctgcttctgtccCCGTCTTAGAATTACAAGCGGCCGATGGATGGCACCTACGGCCCTCCTGCCAAGCGGCACGAAGGGGAGATGTACAGCGTGCCGTACAGCGCGGGGCAGGGgcagccccagcagcagcagctgcccccCGCCCAGCCCCCACCTGCCAACCAGCAGCAATCTGCTCAGCCTCCCCCTCAGCAGGACGTGTACAACCAGTACGGAAACGCCTATCCTGCCACTGCCGCCACTGCTACTGAGCGCCGACCAGCAGGCGGCCCCCAGAACCAGTTTCCATTCCAGTTTGGCCGGGACCGTGTCTCAGCACCCCCTGGCTCCAATGCCCAGCAGAACATGCCACCACAGATGATGGGCGGCCCCATACAGGCATCGGCTGAGGTTGCCCAGCAAGGCACCATGTGGCAGGGGCGCAATGACATGACCTACAACTACGCCAACAGGCAGAGCACGGGCTCGGCCCCGCAAGGCCCCGCCTATCATGGCGTGAACCGAACAGATGAAATGCTGCACACGGATCAGAGGGCCAACCATGAAGGCCCGTGGCCTTCCCATGGCACACGCCAGCCCCCCTATGGTCCTTCTGCCCCCGTGCCCCCCATGACAAGGCCCCCTCCAGCCAACTACCAGCCCCCACCAAGCATGCAGAATCACATTCCTCAGGTATCCAGCCCCGCTCCCCTGCCCCGGCCAATGGAGAACCGCACCTCTCCGAGCAAGTCTCCATTCCTGCACTCTGGGATGAAGATGCAGAAGGCAGGGCCCCCAGTACCCGCCTCGCACATAGCACCTGCTCCTGTGCAGCCCCCTATGATTCGGCGGGACATCACCTTCCCACCTGGCTCTGTTGAAGCCACACAGCCTGTGTTGAAGCAGAGGAGGCGGCTCACAATGAAAGACATTGGTAAGGAGACCTCCTTGATTGGGTTGCTTAATCTGCCTCTTTACATCTGGTTCAGTGTTCTCTCTCCATCCTGATGTTCTGGATGAGTTAAAATCTGGTCCAGTGTTGACTAAAATAGAGCTAAAGAACTTTGAGTAAGGAAGAAATCAGCCGATGTCAGGCTTTACTAAAGGAACTGCCACGCAGTGATGTCCTAAGCGAGCCTAGAAGCCACGAGGGGCAGATGGGAAGTGCCTCTCACCATGTGTTCTCTTCAGAGTAGCCTGACTAATGAGCCAGCTCTGGGGTGGGGGGCCTCCTGCCAACCTGGGCGTGGTGGATGGACGACGTGGAGGTTTATTTCAGGAACCCCGGAGGCATGGCGGGTAATGATGTCCCTCAAGTCTGGGCTGCTGGCAGAGAGCACGTGGGCATTAGACACCATTAACATCCTGCTGTACGATGACAACAGCATCATGACTTTCAGCCTCAGTCAGGTGAGTCCAGGTGCTGGAGGAACACCGGGAGGGCCTGGGATCTTCTAAAAGTAGATGATGCTAAGTGACCAGGGAATTACACCCTCCCTGGCCAACATGGTTGCCTTTATTTCACTTGTTGTTTTGATACCTTCTATGCCAGTACTTTGCCACTGGCCATAGGCCTGATAATTTGTGTTAGTCAATCAGGACTGACTTCAAAGGGAATTTGGGAGAAACTTCTTGGTATTGGGAAGAAGGGCAGATTCTGCTGATGCCAATGAGGACAGCATATTTTCTAGACCAAAAAGAACCCGGGGTCTTTATCCATGAACCTGTGGTCTCTGTCCGTGAGCAGAgcagtttctttattttccctttctttcttcaccCATGCTGAATAGATGGAAGTCTTTATTGACAACCATTTTTCCTAAGATGTAGAATGGAAAGTGTGAAGAAATGTACATTGTGGGGCAGTGGGAGAGGTTAACACAGAGGTGGCTTTCCAAATTCCAAACCTTCTCTCCAGAGACATGTAGCTGGAGTTTTCTCAGCTAGGAAGAGGTTCTTCTGCACCATCCTACTCTGTCTTTTGATCATCCTCAGTACCTCCCAGCTCATCTGTCAAGGAATTGACTAGCGGGGCAATGTTATTAATAGTTCCGTTTACCGTGCCCTCACTTCGTGCTAGGTCTTTcgtgttttcttttgtgtcatCTTCACTGTAGCCATCTGAGCAGATGTGGCCGCTTAGAGATGAGTAAATAGGCTCAGAGTCTTATTTTTGCCCAGGTTCACACAGCTGTAGGCAGTCTTTCTGAATCCAAAGCCTGGTTCCCatgagagagaaaggaacaaaTATTGATCGAGCAATTTCCATAAGCCAGGCACTTGACATCCTGCATTTAAACCTCAGAACGACGCTATGAAATTTAGGAATTTGCATCATTTTCAGTGGAAAGAGAGGAAAGCTACAGCTCAGAATTTTAAATCATACAGATAGTTCCTGGAAAAGCCAGAATTCAAACCTGGACCCCTCTTTAAATCTAAAGccctattttttcctttcagttataCTCTTCAGCCAGAGATTAATCTGACTGGATTAATGTTTTCTGCTAGGGGTAGGAAATAGCCTGTACAGGATCTAAGCTGGAAAGTTGTACCAGCTTGGAGCAGTGTTTAGAGAGCATAAGCCTCATCCCATTTACTGTGTTACATGATGCACAGAGGTCCAGCCTCCTGGAAAGGTGGGGAGCTTGGGGAAGAGTAGACAAGCATGTGTCCAGCCTGCCTTGTGTTGGAAGGCATCATCCCAGCATGCCCAGCCTTGGGCTTCACTTGCGCTGGAATGTAGGGTGGCCTCCTAGAGGGGCAATGCCAGTGACCCAGCGGGTAGGGAACGGCCTGGGGAAGAAAAGCAGGAGTTGGTTGAGAAAGGCGAGGTAGGGAGGTGGGTGGCCCTGGTAGGTGAGGTACCGAGTTGCTGGTCAGCATGTCCATCTGCAGATGCAGGCTTCTGTGAAGATTGGGCTGAAGGAAGAACTTTGTGCTAGGCAGAGGAGAAATCAATGACTTGCTTTGTGAACGGCCTTTGGGAAAGAACCCTGACTCTCCCAGTGATACAGATGTGTGATCtggaagggaagaggggaggtTAGAGAGAAGACCTTGGCAGGCCTCTCAAGTCGAGGATTCTCTTCTTAGCCACTTTTCTCCCTTAATTTAGttcctgttctttctcttttagcTCCCAGGGTTGCTCGAACTCCTTGTGGAATATTTCCGACGTTGCCTGATTGAGATCTTTGGCATTTTAAAGGAGTACGAGGTGGGTGACCCAGGACAGAGAACACTATTGGACCCTGGGAGATTCAGCAAAGCGTCTAGTCCAGCCCctgtggagggggaggaggaagaagaccTGCTAGGTCCCAAactagaggaggaggaagaggaggaagtaaTTGAAAATGATGAGGAGATGGCCTTTTCGGGCAAGGACAAAGCAGCCTCAGAGAATAGTGAGGAGAAACTGATTAGTAAGTTTGACAAGCTTCCAGTAAAGATCGTGCAGAAGAATGACCCGTTTGTGGTGGACTGCTCAGATAAGCTTGGGCGCGTGCAGGAGTTTGACAGCGGCCTGCTGCACTGGCGGATTGGTGGGGGCGACACCACTGAGCATATCCAGACCCACTTTGAGAGCAAGACAGAGCTGCTGCCTTCCCGGCCTCACGTGCCCTGCCTACCAGTCCCTCGGAAGTATGTCACAGCAGTAGAGGGCACATCAGGGACAACAGAGCAGGAGGGCCCCCCACCTGATGGCCCTCCAGAAAAACGGATCACGGCCACTATGGATGACATGTTGTCCACGAGGTCTAGCACACTGACCGAGGAGGGAGCTAAAAGTGTAGAGGCCACCAAGGAAAGCAGTAAGTTTCCATTCGGCATCAGCCCAGCGCAGAGCCATCGGAACATCAAGATCCTAGAGGATGAACCCCACAGTAAAGATGAGACCCCACTGTGTACCCTTCTGGACTGGCAGGATTCCCTTGCCAAACGCTGCATCTGTGTCTCCAACACCATCCGAAGCCTGTCATTTGTGCCAGGCAACGACTTTGAGATGTCCAAACACCCGGGGCTGCTGCTGATCCTGGGCAAGCTGATCCTTCTGCACCACAAGCACCCAGAACGGAAGCAGGCACCACTAACTTACgagaaggaggaggagcaggaccaAGGGGTGAGCTGCAACAAAGTGGAGTGGTGGTGGGACTGCTTGGAGATGCTTCGGGAAAACACCTTGGTCACGCTCGCCAACATCTCGGGGCAGTTGGACCTCTCCCCATACCCCGAGAGCATCTGCCTGCCTGTCCTGGACGGACTCCTACACTGGGCAGTCTGCCCTTCAGCTGAAGCCCAGGACCCCTTCTCCACCCTGGGCCCCAACGCCGTCCTTTCCCCCCAGAGACTGGTCTTGGAAACCCTCAGCAAACTCAGCATCCAGGACAACAATGTGGACCTGATCCTGGCCACGCCCCCCTTCAGCCGCCTGGAGAAGTTGTATAGCACCATGGTGCGCTTCCTCAGTGACCGAAAGAACCCAGTGTGCCGGGAGATGGCTGTAGTCCT belongs to Capra hircus breed San Clemente chromosome 2, ASM170441v1, whole genome shotgun sequence and includes:
- the ARID1A gene encoding AT-rich interactive domain-containing protein 1A isoform X1 — its product is MAAQVAPAAASSLGNPPPPPSELKKAEQQQQQQREEAGGEAAAAVAAERGEMKAAAGQESEGPAVGPPQPLGKELQDGAESNGGGGGGGAGGPGAEPDLKNSNGNAGPRPALNNNLTEPPGGGGGGSSDGVGAPPHSAAAALPPPAYGFGQPYGRSPSAVAAAAAAVFHQQHGGQQSPGLAALQSGGGGGGLEPYAGPQQNSHDHGFPNHQYNSYYPNRSAYPPPPQAYALSSPRGGTPGSGAAAAAAAGSKPPPSSSASASSSSSSFAQQRFGAMGGGGPSAAAGGTPQPTATPTLNQLLTSPSSARGYQGYPGGDYGGGPQDGGAGKGPADMASQCWGAAAAAAAAAAAAASGGAQQRSHHAPMSPGSSGGGGQPLARTPQPSSPMDQMGKMRPQPYGGTNPYSQQQGPPSGPQQGHGYPGQPYGSQTPQRYPMTMQGRAQSTMGGLSYAQQIPPYGQQGPSGYGQQGQTPYYNQQSPHPQQQQPPYSQQPPSQTPHAQPSYQQQPQSQPPQLQSSQPPYSQQPSQPPHQPSPTPYPSQQSSTQQHPQSQPPYSQPQAQSPYQQQQPQQPASSTLSQQAAYPQPQSQQSQQTAYSQQRFPPPQELSQDSFGSQASSAPSMTSSKGGQEEMNLSLQSRPSSLPDLSGSIDDLPMGTEGALSPGVSTSGISSSQGEQSNPAQSPFSPHTSPHLPGIRGPSPSPVGSPASVAQSRSGPLSPAAVPAGNQMPPRPPSGQSDSIMHPSMNQSSIAQDRGYMQRNPQMPQYSSPQPGSALSPRQPSGGQMHTGMGSYQQNSMGSYGPQGSQYGPQGGYPRQPNYNALPNANYPSAGMAGSMNPMGAGGQMHGQPGIPPYGTLPPGRMSHASMGNRPYGPNMANMPPQVGSGMCPPPGGMNRKTQETAVAMHVAANSIQNRPPGYPNMNQGGIMGTGPPYGQGINSMAGMINPQGPPYPMGGTMANNSAGMAASPEMMGLGDVKLTPASKMNNKADGTPKTESKSKKSSSSTTTNEKITKLYELGGEPERKMWVDRYLAFTEEKAMGMTNLPAVGRKPLDLYRLYVSVKEIGGLTQVNKNKKWRELATNLNVGTSSSAASSLKKQYIQCLYAFECKIERGEDPPPDIFAAADSKKSQPKIQPPSPAGSGSMQGPQTPQSTSSSMAEGGDLKPPTPASTPHSQIPPLPGMSRSNSVGIQDAFPDGSDPTFQKRNSMTPNPGYQPSMNTSDMMGRMSYEPNKDPYGSMRKAPGNDPFMSSGQGPNGGMGDPYSRAAGPGLGNVAMGPRQHYPYGGPYDRVRTEPGIGPEGNMGTGAPQPNLMPSNPDSGMYSPSRYPPQQQQQQRHDSYGNQFSAQGTPSGSPFPSQQTTVYQQQQNYKRPMDGTYGPPAKRHEGEMYSVPYSAGQGQPQQQQLPPAQPPPANQQQSAQPPPQQDVYNQYGNAYPATAATATERRPAGGPQNQFPFQFGRDRVSAPPGSNAQQNMPPQMMGGPIQASAEVAQQGTMWQGRNDMTYNYANRQSTGSAPQGPAYHGVNRTDEMLHTDQRANHEGPWPSHGTRQPPYGPSAPVPPMTRPPPANYQPPPSMQNHIPQVSSPAPLPRPMENRTSPSKSPFLHSGMKMQKAGPPVPASHIAPAPVQPPMIRRDITFPPGSVEATQPVLKQRRRLTMKDIGTPEAWRVMMSLKSGLLAESTWALDTINILLYDDNSIMTFSLSQLPGLLELLVEYFRRCLIEIFGILKEYEVGDPGQRTLLDPGRFSKASSPAPVEGEEEEDLLGPKLEEEEEEEVIENDEEMAFSGKDKAASENSEEKLISKFDKLPVKIVQKNDPFVVDCSDKLGRVQEFDSGLLHWRIGGGDTTEHIQTHFESKTELLPSRPHVPCLPVPRKYVTAVEGTSGTTEQEGPPPDGPPEKRITATMDDMLSTRSSTLTEEGAKSVEATKESSKFPFGISPAQSHRNIKILEDEPHSKDETPLCTLLDWQDSLAKRCICVSNTIRSLSFVPGNDFEMSKHPGLLLILGKLILLHHKHPERKQAPLTYEKEEEQDQGVSCNKVEWWWDCLEMLRENTLVTLANISGQLDLSPYPESICLPVLDGLLHWAVCPSAEAQDPFSTLGPNAVLSPQRLVLETLSKLSIQDNNVDLILATPPFSRLEKLYSTMVRFLSDRKNPVCREMAVVLLANLAQGDSLAARAIAVQKGSIGNLLGFLEDSLAATQFQQSQASLLHMQNPPFEPTSVDMMRRAARALLALAKVDENHSEFTLYESRLLDISVSPLMNSLVSQVICDVLFLIGQS